The following are from one region of the Vibrio hyugaensis genome:
- the miaB gene encoding tRNA (N6-isopentenyl adenosine(37)-C2)-methylthiotransferase MiaB, producing MSKKLLIKTWGCQMNEYDSSKMADLLNAANGYELTEEPEEADVLLLNTCSIREKAQEKVFHQLGRWKTLKDKKPGVVIGVGGCVATQEGDHIRQRAPYVDVIFGPQTLHRLPEMIKQSQSDEAPVMDISFPEIEKFDRLPEPRAEGATAFVSIMEGCSKYCTYCVVPYTRGEEVSRPMDDVLFEIAQLAEQGVREVNLLGQNVNAYRGPMHDGEICSFAELLRLVASIDGIDRIRFTTSHPLEFTDDIIAVYEDTPELVSFLHLPVQSGSDRVLTMMKRPHTGIEYKSIIRKLRKARPDIQISSDFIVGFPGETDKDFQDTMKLIKDVDFDMSFSFIFSPRPGTPAADYPCDLSEQVKKERLYELQQTVNTQAMRYSRLMLDTEQRVLVEGPSKKNLMELRARTENNRVVNFEGSADLIGQFVDVKITDVFANSLRGELVRTEKDMDLRSVISPMQMMAKTRREDELGVATFTP from the coding sequence ATGAGTAAGAAACTGCTAATTAAAACCTGGGGCTGCCAGATGAACGAATACGATTCATCAAAAATGGCCGACCTGCTTAATGCTGCAAACGGCTATGAGCTGACCGAAGAGCCAGAGGAAGCAGACGTACTTCTACTTAACACCTGTTCGATCCGTGAAAAGGCGCAAGAGAAAGTTTTCCACCAGCTTGGTCGTTGGAAAACACTAAAAGATAAAAAACCTGGCGTGGTTATCGGCGTTGGTGGTTGTGTAGCAACTCAAGAAGGCGATCACATTCGTCAACGTGCTCCATACGTTGACGTAATTTTTGGTCCACAAACCCTTCACCGTCTTCCTGAGATGATTAAGCAATCTCAATCGGATGAAGCACCAGTCATGGACATTTCATTCCCAGAGATCGAAAAGTTCGACCGTCTACCAGAGCCTCGTGCTGAAGGTGCGACAGCGTTCGTTTCTATCATGGAAGGCTGTTCTAAGTACTGTACTTACTGTGTAGTACCGTACACTCGCGGTGAAGAAGTAAGCCGTCCAATGGATGACGTACTGTTCGAAATCGCACAACTAGCAGAACAAGGCGTCCGCGAAGTGAACTTACTGGGCCAGAACGTAAACGCGTACCGTGGTCCTATGCACGACGGTGAGATCTGTTCATTCGCAGAACTACTTCGTTTGGTTGCGTCTATCGATGGTATTGATCGTATCCGCTTTACAACAAGCCATCCATTAGAGTTTACTGATGACATCATCGCAGTATACGAAGACACACCTGAGCTAGTAAGCTTCCTTCACCTACCAGTACAAAGTGGTAGTGACCGAGTGCTGACTATGATGAAACGTCCTCACACTGGCATCGAATACAAGTCGATCATCCGTAAGCTACGTAAAGCACGTCCTGATATCCAAATCAGTTCAGACTTTATCGTTGGTTTCCCTGGTGAAACAGACAAAGATTTCCAAGACACAATGAAGCTAATCAAAGACGTAGACTTTGACATGAGCTTCAGCTTTATCTTCTCTCCACGCCCAGGGACACCAGCGGCAGATTACCCTTGTGATCTATCAGAGCAAGTGAAGAAAGAGCGTCTATACGAGCTACAACAAACCGTAAACACACAAGCAATGCGCTACTCTCGTCTAATGCTAGACACTGAGCAACGCGTTCTGGTTGAAGGTCCTTCTAAAAAGAACCTAATGGAGCTACGTGCTCGTACAGAAAACAACCGTGTAGTAAACTTTGAAGGTAGCGCAGACCTAATCGGTCAGTTCGTTGACGTGAAGATTACGGACGTATTTGCTAACTCACTACGTGGTGAGCTAGTACGTACAGAAAAAGACATGGACCTTCGTAGTGTGATTTCACCAATGCAAATGATGGCGAAAACACGTCGCGAAGATGAGCTAGGTGTAGCTACTTTTACGCCATAA
- the corC gene encoding CNNM family magnesium/cobalt transport protein CorC (CorC(YbeX) belongs to the Cyclin M Mg2+ Exporter (CNNM) family, and was characterized as belonging to a set of three proteins, at least one of which must be present for CorA to function.) gives MNEDNSPSSNEGKKEKAEGPSRKSFFERLGQLFQGEPKDRQELVDVIRDSEINDLIDHDTRDMLEGVMEISEMRVRDIMIPRSQMVTVERTDDLDTLIALITDAQHSRYPVISEDKDHVEGILLAKDLLKYLGSGSNPFDIEEVIRQAVVVPESKRVDRLLKEFREERYHMAIVVDEFGGVSGLVTIEDILEEIVGDIEDEFDDEEETDIRKLSKHTFAVRALTTIEEFNETFGTDFSDEEVDTVGGMVMTAFGHLPSRGELVEIEGYNFKVTAADNRRVIQLQVTIPDEETLVEATQE, from the coding sequence ATGAACGAAGATAATTCTCCCTCTTCTAATGAAGGCAAGAAAGAAAAGGCAGAAGGTCCGAGTAGAAAGTCCTTCTTTGAACGTCTAGGTCAACTATTTCAAGGCGAACCAAAAGACCGCCAAGAGCTTGTGGATGTTATCCGCGACTCAGAAATCAACGACCTGATTGACCACGACACCCGCGACATGCTTGAAGGTGTTATGGAAATCTCTGAAATGCGCGTGCGTGACATCATGATCCCGCGTTCGCAAATGGTTACGGTTGAGCGCACAGACGATCTTGATACTTTGATCGCTCTAATTACTGATGCTCAACACTCTCGCTACCCTGTGATCAGCGAAGATAAAGACCATGTAGAAGGCATTCTATTAGCGAAGGACTTACTCAAATACTTGGGCTCAGGCAGTAACCCATTTGATATCGAAGAAGTAATTCGACAAGCAGTGGTTGTACCGGAAAGTAAACGTGTCGACCGCCTGCTAAAAGAATTCCGTGAAGAACGTTATCACATGGCGATTGTTGTCGACGAATTCGGTGGCGTTTCTGGTCTAGTAACAATCGAAGATATCCTTGAAGAAATCGTAGGGGATATTGAAGATGAGTTCGATGACGAAGAAGAAACCGATATCCGTAAGCTAAGCAAGCATACCTTTGCTGTCAGAGCTCTGACAACCATTGAAGAGTTTAATGAGACATTCGGTACCGACTTCAGCGATGAAGAAGTGGATACTGTAGGTGGTATGGTAATGACTGCCTTTGGTCACTTACCATCTCGTGGTGAGTTGGTCGAAATTGAAGGCTATAACTTCAAAGTCACCGCTGCCGATAACCGTCGTGTCATTCAACTCCAAGTGACGATTCCAGACGAAGAAACGCTGGTTGAAGCCACTCAAGAGTAA
- the ybeY gene encoding rRNA maturation RNase YbeY produces MAIELDLQLAVENEEGLPSEQDFQLWLDKTIPLFQPQAELTIRIVDEQESHELNHEYRGKDKPTNVLSFPFEVPPGMEMDLLGDLIICRQVVEKEAIEQNKPLLAHWAHMVVHGSLHLLGYDHIEDDEAEEMESLETEIMQGMGYEDPYIAEKE; encoded by the coding sequence ATGGCAATTGAACTTGATTTGCAACTGGCAGTCGAAAATGAAGAAGGTTTACCTTCTGAGCAAGATTTCCAATTGTGGCTAGATAAGACTATTCCTCTATTTCAGCCTCAAGCGGAACTGACGATTCGTATTGTCGACGAGCAAGAAAGTCACGAGCTAAACCACGAATACCGTGGTAAAGATAAGCCGACTAATGTGCTGTCTTTCCCATTCGAAGTACCACCTGGTATGGAAATGGATCTCCTAGGCGATTTGATAATCTGTCGCCAAGTAGTTGAAAAAGAGGCAATTGAGCAGAACAAGCCTCTACTAGCACATTGGGCGCATATGGTTGTACATGGCAGCTTGCATCTGCTAGGTTATGATCATATCGAGGATGATGAAGCTGAAGAGATGGAATCCCTCGAGACAGAAATCATGCAAGGCATGGGTTACGAAGACCCGTACATTGCTGAAAAAGAGTAA
- a CDS encoding PhoH family protein translates to MSNKIVTLEINLEPSDNRRLASLCGPFDDNIKHLERRLGVEINHRSDLFTIVGKPHTAAAALDILKTLYVETAPVRGETPDIEPEQIHLAIKESGVLEQTTESTFEHGKEVFVKTKKGVIKPRTPNQGQYLMNMVTHDITFGIGPAGTGKTYLAVAAAVDALERQEIRRILLTRPAVEAGEKLGFLPGDLSQKVDPYLRPLYDALFEMLGFERVEKLIERNVIEVAPLAYMRGRTLNDAFIILDESQNTTVEQMKMFLTRIGFNSRAVVTGDVTQIDLPRGAKSGLRHAIEVLSEVDDISFNFFQADDVVRHPVVARIVNAYEKWEAQDQKERKEFEKRRREERDAKLLEAAKAELSSQVAASKE, encoded by the coding sequence TTGAGCAATAAAATCGTAACGCTAGAAATCAATCTAGAACCTTCAGACAACCGCCGACTTGCAAGCCTGTGCGGTCCATTCGATGACAACATCAAGCATTTAGAACGTCGTTTAGGCGTTGAAATCAACCACCGTAGCGATCTTTTCACCATCGTGGGTAAACCTCATACCGCGGCAGCTGCGCTGGATATTCTCAAAACCCTATACGTAGAAACAGCACCCGTTCGTGGTGAAACACCTGACATTGAGCCAGAACAGATCCATCTGGCAATCAAAGAATCAGGCGTCCTGGAACAGACGACAGAATCAACGTTCGAGCACGGCAAAGAAGTCTTCGTAAAAACCAAGAAAGGCGTGATCAAGCCGCGTACACCGAATCAAGGTCAATACTTGATGAACATGGTGACGCACGATATCACTTTCGGTATCGGTCCTGCGGGTACAGGTAAAACCTATCTCGCGGTTGCAGCAGCCGTTGACGCACTAGAGCGTCAAGAGATCCGTCGTATTCTATTAACTCGCCCTGCGGTTGAAGCAGGTGAGAAACTGGGCTTCCTACCTGGTGATTTGAGCCAGAAAGTCGACCCATACCTACGTCCTCTCTACGATGCCCTATTTGAAATGCTGGGTTTTGAGCGCGTAGAAAAGCTGATTGAACGTAACGTGATAGAGGTTGCGCCTCTTGCTTACATGCGTGGTCGTACTTTGAACGACGCTTTCATCATTCTTGATGAGAGTCAAAACACCACGGTTGAGCAAATGAAGATGTTCCTGACCCGTATCGGCTTCAACTCTCGTGCCGTTGTGACTGGTGACGTTACCCAGATTGACTTACCACGCGGTGCAAAATCAGGTCTTCGCCACGCAATTGAAGTACTGAGTGAAGTTGATGACATCAGCTTTAACTTCTTCCAAGCAGACGATGTCGTGCGCCACCCAGTGGTTGCTCGTATTGTTAATGCTTATGAGAAGTGGGAAGCGCAAGACCAAAAAGAGCGCAAAGAGTTTGAAAAACGCCGACGCGAAGAACGTGATGCTAAATTGCTAGAAGCAGCAAAAGCAGAGCTGAGTTCACAAGTCGCGGCGAGTAAGGAATAA